The Paenibacillus mucilaginosus 3016 genome includes the window TCGAAGAGCTCATCCAGGATTCGGCATACTCCCCCTTCCCGCAGATTCAATATACGGAGCGCCCCGATACCGTAGCGGCCGCCCTGCTGCAGGGCCGGGTGGGCATCATCGTGGACGGCACGCCCTTCGTGATGCTCGTTCCCTTCGTCTTCGTCGAAATCCTTCAGGCCAGCGAGGACTATTACGAACGGTTCCAGATCGCCACCCTGATCCGGTGGCTGCGGTATCTGTTCCTGTTCCTCTCGCTGCTGACGCCGGCCCTGTATGTGGCGATCACGACGTTCCACCAGGACCTGCTGCCGACCACCCTGCTCTTGTCGGTCGCCGCCGCCCGGGAAGCGATCCCCTTCCCCGCCGTCATCGAGGCGCTGATCATGGAGGTTACCTTCGAGGCGCTTCGCGAGGCCGGAATCCGGCTGCCGAAGACCATCGGCTCAGCCGTCAGTATTCTCGGGGCGCTGGTTGTCGGCCAGGCCGCCGTGCAGGCGGGGATCGTCTCGGCTCCGATGGTTATCGTCGTATCGATCACCGGTATCGCCTCCTTCACCATCCCCCGGTTCAACGGGGCGATTGCGGTGCGGATGCTGCGCTTCCCGATCCTCATCGTCGCTTCCATCTTCGGGATGTACGGCATACTCATCATGCTGATGCTGATTCTGGGGCACCTGGCCTCCCTGCGTTCATTCGGTGTACCTTACCTGTCGCCGATCGGTCCGCTGTCCTCGGGTGACCTGAAGGATGTCGCCATCCGCGCCCCTTGGTGGGCGATGGCGAAGCGGCCGGCCTTCTTCCCGGTTCAGGATGGATTGCGGATGAGCAAGGATCTGCCCCAAGAGATCATGGAGCAGTCCGGACAGCGGGGCAAATCGGTCGATCATCCTTCGGCGGAGGAGGAGAAGTTATGAACAAAGCCGCCTGGCTGCGAATCCCCGCCATCCTGGGACTGATCTGCTGTCTTACCGGCTGCTGGGACCGGACGGAGATCAATGACATGGCGTTCATTCTGACCACGGCGGTTGACCTGGAGAAGGACGGAAGAATCCGCTTCAGTGTACTTGTGCCGCTGCCCGGACAGATGGGCGGCGCATCGGGG containing:
- a CDS encoding spore germination protein — encoded protein: MVITKKGSRPNRQPGGDSLHKLDYRFIDELRSVPVSMELEDNRTYLKELFKDGSDFVIREFQLEQSVKALLVFIDGMAKTDLVNEAMKSLMTLEGGEKFIDNISASVLPVSQLQPADNYGDLLLGVLGGDTALFVEKNNKALLMGIRGAEKRSIAEPETEAVIRGPREGFTEALRTNTSMLRRKLKTPHLKMKSLTIGRESNTSVVVTYLEDIAAPSVVDEVIGRLQKINIDAVLETGYIEELIQDSAYSPFPQIQYTERPDTVAAALLQGRVGIIVDGTPFVMLVPFVFVEILQASEDYYERFQIATLIRWLRYLFLFLSLLTPALYVAITTFHQDLLPTTLLLSVAAAREAIPFPAVIEALIMEVTFEALREAGIRLPKTIGSAVSILGALVVGQAAVQAGIVSAPMVIVVSITGIASFTIPRFNGAIAVRMLRFPILIVASIFGMYGILIMLMLILGHLASLRSFGVPYLSPIGPLSSGDLKDVAIRAPWWAMAKRPAFFPVQDGLRMSKDLPQEIMEQSGQRGKSVDHPSAEEEKL